The following are encoded together in the Ovis canadensis isolate MfBH-ARS-UI-01 breed Bighorn chromosome 2, ARS-UI_OviCan_v2, whole genome shotgun sequence genome:
- the PTAFR gene encoding platelet-activating factor receptor: MTSHHFQPTEMEPNNSFRVDSEFRYTLFPIFYSIVFVLGVIANSYVLWVFARLYPSKKFNEIKIFMVNLTMADLLFLVTLPLWIVYYYNQGDWILPKFLCNLAGCFFFINTYCSVAFLAVITYNRFQAVTRPIKTAQATTRKRGFLLSLIIWVSIVGAASYFFVLDSTNREPKKTGSGNITRCFEHYEKGSIPVLIIHIFLVFSFFLVFLIILCCNLVIIRTLLTQQVQMQRNAEVKRRALWMVCTVLAVFIICFVPHHLVQLPWTLAELGFQDTDFHQGINDAHQVTLCLLSTNCVLDPIIYCFLTKKFRKHLTEKLYSMRESRKCSRATSETGTEVVVQLKDAPIKSLKY, translated from the coding sequence ATGACCAGCCACCACTTCCAGCCCACAGAGATGGAGCCAAATAATTCCTTTCGTGTGGACTCCGAGTTCCGATACACCCTCTTCCCAATTTTTTACAGCATCGTCTTTGTGCTGGGGGTCATTGCCAACAGCTACGTGCTGTGGGTCTTTGCCCGCTTGTACCCTTCCAAGAAATTCAACGAGATAAAGATCTTCATGGTGAACCTCACCATGGCTGACCTGCTCTTCCTGGTCACCCTGCCCCTGTGGATCGTCTACTACTACAACCAGGGCGACTGGATTCTTCCCAAATTCCTGTGCAACCTGGCTGGCTGCTTCTTCTTCATTAACACCTACTGCTCAGTGGCCTTCCTGGCCGTCATCACTTACAACCGCTTCCAGGCAGTGACAAGGCCCATCAAGACCGCTCAGGCTACCACCCGCAAGCGTGGCTTCCTTCTGTCCCTGATAATCTGGGTGTCCATTGTGGGCGCAGCATCCTACTTCTTCGTCCTGGACTCGACCAACAGGGAGCCCAAAAAGACCGGCTCGGGCAACATCACACGCTGCTTTGAACATTACGAGAAGGGCAGCATCCCAGTCCTCATCATCCACATCTTCCTGGTGTTCAGCTTCTTCCTCGTCTTCCTCATCATCCTGTGCTGCAACCTGGTCATCATCCGCACGCTGCTCACGCAGCAGGTGCAGATGCAGCGCAACGCCGAGGTCAAGCGCCGGGCACTCTGGATGGTCTGCACCGTCCTGGCTGTGTTCATCATCTGTTTCGTGCCCCACCACCTCGTGCAGCTGCCCTGGACCCTGGCCGAGCTGGGCTTCCAGGACACTGACTTCCACCAGGGGATTAACGATGCGCACCAGGTCACTCTCTGCCTCCTTAGTACCAACTGCGTCTTAGACCCCATTATCTACTGTTTCCTCACCAAGAAGTTCCGCAAGCACCTCACCGAGAAGTTGTACAGTATGCGCGAGAGCCGGAAGTGCTCCCGGGCCACCTCGGAGACGGGCACGGAAGTGGTCGTGCAGCTCAAAGACGCCCCTATCAAATCGCTCAAATATTAG